The Gossypium hirsutum isolate 1008001.06 chromosome D07, Gossypium_hirsutum_v2.1, whole genome shotgun sequence genome includes the window cgagctgtggtgtgtccacaacacatgcaggacctcaaccaaatcggtaaccctaatgacatgtcatttgtatcctacgaattcctaaggttcaaatgagactCGGTAATTTGTCGGATATGCAATCGGTATTTATACATggcaattatacaaatcacacacatataattcaatttaaaacatataaatttacaatttaattacacgaacttacctcgataagtgTACGTAGATACGAAGGCAACTAATTCgatattttctctttgcctcgatctaacccTGTACGAGGTTTGACAggatctatacaaatgaatttaactcatttcaatataattctcattcaatttaatccaacatggaattttgtttaattcttttgtaatttagtccctaggctaaaaaatgaatttaatgcaatttaatccttactcaagcctagccaatttttatatatattaaaagcaGCCCATATgcttcacaaaattcacaaatattaccataaatttatcacctttttcaatttagccacTAATTGaggatttcatcaaaattctctttacaaaagttgtttatctaacaacaaccattcattttctatcatcaaacttcaaaactcaagtatgttcataaatataaaaaccctaatactttaacaattttgcaaattaatccccaggctagctagattaagctacaacaatcccggaaacaatcattaaaaacaagacaaaaatACATAACTAATTGAGTAAAATAAGCTTGcctaaatttcaagcttccatggctagggttttttttttaaattttgatagaagatgatgataatagtttattttatttaatttattataactttaatcactaatttccaaaattaaccttaataattcattcaaatttcaATGATGACAAATCCATGCTTATCCACTAACAACCTTAATGGATAATttctatataaggacctccaatttaaaattctatagctatttaatacctttagctattagaacagaACATgtgcactttacgcaatttagtcctttttatcaaattaagcatgtaaacggtaaaatttcttaacaaaatttttatatagtatttctatcatactgtagaccataaaataataaaataaattttttaactttagatttgtggtcccagaaccactgttccgattttactaaaaacgggctgttacaaattggGTCATCTATTCATAAGACGGTTGAAGATAAAGTGTGGAAACTAATTATTTTTGGTAAGAATAGTCCTTCTTTGTCACATATTTTTTTGTTGATAACTTGTTTTTGTTTGCTGAAGTAGATATTGATCAGGTTAAAGTCTTAAAGATTGTTCTCAACATTTTTAGAGCTACCTCAGGACATAAAGTCAATAGACTTAAACCTATTGTGTTCTTTTCTAGCAATATGGATTCCAACCATGCTAATGTTATCTATAGTATTCTTGGTTATTGTCAGAATGATGATTCGGGGATTTACTTGGGACTACCTCTCTTTCACCGACGAATAACAGTGAATACTTTCAAATTCATTGTGGATAAAGTTAGACGAAAGTTGGATAATTGGAATGCCAAAACGCTTTCTGTGGCGGGACAAGTGACTAGCTCAGTCAGTTTTATTGTCGATTCCTAATTACTTTATGCAAACAGTGAAAATTCTATCTAGTATTTGGgtagaaattgagaaaattgtCTGAAAATTTATTTGGGGGAGTTCTAAAGTCTCTCAGAAACTGACTTTGGTAAAGTGGGGAGATTGCTGTTAACCTTTTCTTAATGGAAGATTGGGTATCTGAAGACTTAAGGAACAAAACGAATCCTTTTTGCTTAAGTTGGGTGTTAATCTCCTAACAAAAGAGCAAGCTCTGTGGGTAAGGGTTCTCCGTTCTAAGTACAAGCTCTTGGAGGAATATCTTGAAGACATTTCTCGAAGCAACTGTTCTTTTGTCTGGAAATCCCTTGTTAAGGTTTGGACACTTTTGCGTCAAAATATTCTTTGGACAATTGGTGATGGGAATCGTATAAAGTTTTGGATTGACAGTTGGATATCTGAGGTGGAGTCGCTTATAAATCATTGTTTGTTTCCCTCTCTGGTTGATGATTCTATTAGGCTCCGTTAGGTTGTGGATATGGAGGGCAATTGGAATTGGGAGTACTTTCAGTGTTTTTTAAATGATGATATTCTATCCTACATCGAAGGAATTTCGACTCCGACTACTCTTGCAGGCTATGTTGATGTTATTTCGAGAATGAGGCTTATAGCAAGCTTACAAATAACTCGTTAAATATGCAGTAAGCAAAATGGAAGATTGTTTGGTCTTTGAATGTCCCACAGCGTGTTGGCCATTTTATTTGGGTAGTGTTAAAGGGACGCCTCTTTACGAATGCGAAAAGGTGTAGGAGAGGACTGTCGGAGAACCCTTCTTGTAAGCTTTGTGGGAATACAAAAGAATCCTGTATTTATGTTATATGAGATTGTCCTAAGGCAAAAGAAGTGTGGATTTAGTTTATTCCCTCAAGAATCTTAGATCGGTTTTTCACTTACTCTTTGGAGGATTGGTTGCCTATTAACTTGGCAAATAAGTTTGAGGTTAATTTTCAGGATGCAGATTGGCCATCCTTGTTTGGGATTGTTTGTTGGAAAATTTAGAAACAAGGGAATGTGTGTGTGTGTTCCAAGATGGCCATTACAACATAGTCAGTTTGATTCATTTTTCATGGTTGTGGGCTAGGTCCATTAAGCAAAGACAAATAAATTCAAAGAGGAGTAATGAAAATCGAAGAACGAACCAAAGATGGGCCCCTCCACTTGTctgtttatttaaaataaatactgATAGTGCTtgcaatttgaatttgaattctaCATGGTCGGCATCAGTGGCACGAGATGAGCATGGTAATTGGATGTGGGGAATAGGAACAAGTACTAGAAGATGCGGTGTAGAAGTATTAGAAGATGCAGAATAGAAGTATTAGAAGATGTAGTGTTTTACAAGCTGAGCTTTGGGTCATCTATGATGGCCTTCAATTAGCCTGGGAAGCTAAATGGGCTAATATTATTATTGAGATTGATAGTGCGCAAGCCATTAAAGGGGTTCATGAAGAAGTTCGAGGACATTCTAATAGATATTTGATTGTGCGAATCTAAGAACTATGCCAGTGTGATTGGAAAGTACTTTTTAAATAAGTACCAAGAGAGGTGAACTCGACTACTGAGTGTGATTGGAAAGTACtctttaaataagtactaagagAGGTGAACTGGACTACTGATATTTTAGCTGGATTGATGAAAGGTTATCCTATAGGCTCGAGAATATTTCATGTTGGCCCTTCTCAGGTTGATGATCAATTGCGAATAGACAGACGAGTTATGCTACCTAACACATATACTATTATTAGCTTGTAATTAAAGCTTTTATATCttgtcaccaaaaaaaaaaaagacacccTAGGTTCCTTGTGGCCACCGGCGCGATCAACTTTGTACCGGCTGTtgtctgttttcttttttttgctctcagtttttctttttatttagtttaggcCTTTCTCTTTCTTCAACCTTTGATCAGTGATCTAAGAGGCTTTTCTCCAGCCGCCTTGTGGGGTTTCCCTCCTCTTTTGCCTATGGTGTCAAGCTTGGTACTCTTGGCTTCTTATTGAAAACCATGATCTTTTGTTTGGATGGTGTCATTACCATATTGGCCCTCCTTTAGTTAGAGCTTGGGCACCGCACCTGCCTATTCGTCTAGTGACTAAGGTCGCTTCAATTGTTGCAGGTTCTCTTCAATCGTAGGCTCCCAACTAGTTCCTCGATGGTTGACAGTATTCTTTTGGATGGTTGTCGTAGCATGATCTCCTAACAGAAGAGTTCATGTCATCGGTAGGTGCATCCTCCTTCGCCTTCGGCACTCTTTGGCACTCTCTTTTCCAATGACGACGATAGTGTATAGAGACTAAGGTTTGTGGTCTTGTTAGGGTTGGGCTTTTCAAGCCCATTTTAAGCTTGTAATTCCTCTTGACTAAAATACAATGATTAGATGCTTTAACAATCTTCTCTTTGCAATAACTAAATAAAAACCTtaaggttaaattctactattagcccttatattttgtaaaagttaagaATTTAGTTCCTATAATTTGATTAACtttttaatccctatacttttcaacttggtcaattttaataattttttttaaaaaatttaaaaatttcgtCCTAACCCAAAACAATAATAGGTAACTCTACTTGGTTAAACTATTACTAGTCTCGTACTATGTGTACAGTTTTAGTTATATTCTACAATTAAATTATAAGTCCCtacacttttcaaaatttaaaatttcaatcttagcacaaatgataattattaatccattaactaaatttttaatgAGTAATATGCTAAAGTAACAAGATGGCATGGCattacatatatgataatatgtttgccacattgaattttgaaaatagcaaaacttaataaatttgacaattgtttgatgagaattaaaattttaaaagtgtaaagactaaaaatgaccaaataaaaatacaatgattAAATCCCCAACTTTCGTAAAGTACAAGCACTAATAACATAATTTGATCTACAAATATGTCCATTCGAGAGCTAGCCTTCATTGCAATGAAGAAAATTGTCTTTTTGCCACTagctttttgtttatttatttactttccatGGTATGCagttggtaaaagtaccatggaagtACTTGTAAGTTGGATTGTATTTTATCTTCTCTACTAaacaaattgataaattaatccctatacgTTAGactaaagagcaaattggtcattctgttaagaaatttatctatttttactattaaaatttaatccttgtatGTCAGCATGAGTTACATATGGCACATCGCGTGTAATTATTTGGTTATTTCGTCAGTCGcatcagtttttaacaatagaaatggatgaaaattttaacaaaaacgatcaatttgctctttgacaTAACGTATGAAGATTAATTTGTCCTTTTTTTAAGTAAAGAGGACAAAATACAATCTATTTCCTAATAAGGGGacctctatggtacttttaccatatATAGTGCAAATTAACACGTACTGAGTTCCTTGGTTAAACACAAGCTACATCATATAACTGAAACaagacatgaaaaaaattatatgaccAAAATATCTTTGCTACACAAACTACTTTTATTTACAGTTTTGAACAATCCGAGTTCGTGAAAATCCGTTTTTAAGACCACGAAAATAAATTTCTGCTTCCCACTGCAACTGTTTGCACAAAATCAGGTGATGGTAGATAAAATTAATACCAACAAAACAGTTGCAGGGAGGCAGATCTTGAAAGAACAAATGAAGATATGAATAGTAGAGACCGGCATTTACACCACACGTTACTCTTGCTAATGCCAtggagatatatatatacatatatatatatcagccTTCTTCCCAATCTATATCATCCTCGTCATCACCTGCAGATGCCTCCGCTTCAACATTCAAATCATCGACTTTGTAATTATTGGTCGTATTGCCTGAAACTGTATGCAGGAAGATATTACTAATGCAATTTGGCTCCTAATACGGGgccttcatgatacttttacccagTTTTCATGGTCATCAAAGAGAAACTAAGTTATActgtgaataaaatgtaaaaaactaATACGTACTTGAAAAGGGATCTACTTCCCAATtaatatcatcatcttcctcatcatTGTCTTCACGTTTAACTTTCATGCCAACTTGACGCTTGGTAGAATCCGAAAGATCAGTTTCTAAAGACGTATCTGCCGGTTCTTGTTTTTTGTTTTCCGCTTCTTCTAGTTCTTGTTGTTTCTTATATAAAGCAGCATAATATGCTTTAAGATACTCATCCTTCCAGTACAgcacgaaagaaaaaaaaataaaccgAGTCAAATTCtagtaaaatgaaagaaaaatgaatcAAAGAATAATCATACATCTCATTACACATACCTGTATATTCTTCTTATCATCTTCCTGTACATTCTTCTTATCATCATTTCCAATGGTTGACTTTTTGTCGTCTGAAAAATCCGGTTGTGATGAACTGTCTTCTGCCTTCGACTCTTGCTTGACCTCTCCCCGTTGTTCCTTTGTTAGGTTCATTCCTTGCTTTATCATCCAAGGTGGCAAAACTTTCAATGATGTGCTTGCACTCTCGGTTTTGACATCTTCCTTGCTATCAAGACCAGAAAAAGCAACTTCAACCTGTCAAGAACAGGTAAGAAGCTTTAATAATGATCCAAGTTGACGGTAGATTATCCAACATTCGAATTTAAGAAAACCCAAAGCTCAAAATACATTGTGTGCTCAATTTCAGGTTTCCACCAAATTTAAaccttgaaaattttggaaatgtGACCAGCAAATACCCGGTTCAGAGTACGTAGAAAATTAAACTAACAATAATTTATGCAGATGTAATATGCCAAAGTGTAGCATCAATACTACATAATCATTAGTACATCTTTAGCAGTTGCACTTCATAGTAGACATATAGTTGAAGTAAAGCTTACCTTTGTATCCCCAAGAAATGGCATCGGTGTTCCACCATAACCCTGAGAATTTTTATAAGGATCATTAGAACCAGCACCGTTTAGAGCATGACCAGCAGCACCTACTCGAGTTTCCCATGATAGGAGGGTTCCAAATTCTGGAATAGGCATATCTTTTACTCTGTTGAGTTGTTCCATTAATGGTTTAAGTTGTAGCTGCAATCATTCCATTGTCAACTCTTACGCATCAACTGGATAATGTGTTTCCCATATTAAATCGGCACAAAAGACTAAATAGatcaaataaaaatgaatatacCTCCATTTTCTGAAGCATGTCCTTCAAATTTTCACGTCGCCGTCGTCTCGCATTGTCATCTCCCTCTCCTACTTCTTCTGCTGCTAACTTGTCACTCTCAGCCACTAATTCTCCGTTACATCTTTCGCAGTGAAAAGATTCATCCTCCAAGGAAATCAATCGCAATGCATCTAAAGCATTGTATCTGAAAACACGATTACAAATTGACTAAAATCATATATGCATTTCAAATGACCCGAGCAAAGAAAAAAAGAGGACGAAAGTGAAAGGGCAGTGACAAACCGTTTTGAACAGCCCGGGCATACATACTCCTGAACGGTATTTTTGTCCTCGAGTTCATCCTTTAGTTTTTTCTTCATACGGTGCAATCTATACCTAACAACATCATATATCTAGAAAACACAATGCTTCAGAGATTTTTCAGATTCAGAAGCCAAAATCTGCTCTGCAAATGATAAGATGGATAAATGGAAAAAGAGGCCTTATGACTTCTTAATCCAATCCATTATGGAGAAATTGATATATGCTGATCAGAATTGGGAAagtaaagaaaaaggaagaaataaaataacaaccTGTGCATAATCCAGACAACAGTAAGAGTGAGTATGTAATTTAACCTTCTCCTCTCCCTCTTTCCCACTTGGTTGACCATCGACCGTCGCAGCAACTGCAGCATTATATAGTTTTGCCCCTTTAGCCGTCTATGACCAAATCAGACATAGAAAAAGAAAgtgagcttcaagaatttgatatGCTTAGTTTATGTTTATAACAAGACAGTGATGATTCATAACGAATATGAAAGAAAAACTCACATAGAAAACTGAGTGACAACTTAGAAACATCGGTACAGGGGAAGAGAAAAGAGGACTACAGCAAGACTCTAACCTCTTTCCTATATTCACGGGTGATTAATTTTTCTTCCTCAAAGAGCCGTAGAGTCCGCCGAAGTTGCTTTGAATGTAGTTTCAACTCCTTTGCCAAATCTTCTTCCCTAACCCATTGTCTCCTATAACAGAAAGCAAAAGTTGTGAATTACAACAACAGGCATCTCAATCAAGCAGGCACAGTTAGCCTGCAACACAAAACTATTCTcgagtatatatatattggaatCACTATTCATGACATAACTAAACATATCTCTTACCACTAACTGCCTATGGCACGACTTCTAGTTGAACTTAAAAAACACTTGGCAAACTACTCAGCCTAGTCTAATTCTTCAGTTTCACAATATTATACCATAAATATATTCCAATGCCTCACATCAATGTGCTTTCTGTCTAGACAAGATCACAACATCAATGAAAATTCCCTTCCACAATTcaattttaatacaataaaaatgcACCCAACacatcatattttcattttaatatgcCTTGGTTTCACTTGAAAGGAAAAACTTCAATGTCAACAAACAAAACCATCTTTTcctactaaaaaaaaaaaaagaaacccatTTTTAGTAGCTTCCAATAGATTAATAAGGAAACATTTACCTTGTAAGAGCATCAAGTACTACAACAGCAATCCCTTTATTATCACCACGACCCATCTTAGGTTGATTTTCTGCTTTTGTCGTCACATTATCATAAAATGCTCGAGCTGCAAGCTTCACCAACctgggtgttttttttttttcaaataattaaataggCAAATAATAATAGcccaattttctaaaataatcgtTTTTGCAGTAAATAAAGATCATACCTGTTAAAGGGCTCGATGCTCATCTTGTTACGCGATGGGCATTAAACAATTTAATCGTAATTACCTTCTAAAAAAAACTTGCATCAGCTGATAAAAGAATATGGGTTCTCGATAGCACAGTAAATGAAATCGGTTTATACGATGAATAATTCAATGATCGGAGAAATTACCTGTTAAAAAAGATATAGCGATGGATGGTTGCATTGTTTGCGccaaaatttgataaaaaggcaAAACATGGCCCA containing:
- the LOC107953905 gene encoding transcription initiation factor IIE subunit alpha isoform X2, with the translated sequence MFLSCHSVFYTAKGAKLYNAAVAATVDGQPSGKEGEEKVKLHTHSYCCLDYAQIYDVVRYRLHRMKKKLKDELEDKNTVQEYVCPGCSKRYNALDALRLISLEDESFHCERCNGELVAESDKLAAEEVGEGDDNARRRRRENLKDMLQKMELQLKPLMEQLNRVKDMPIPEFGTLLSWETRVGAAGHALNGAGSNDPYKNSQGYGGTPMPFLGDTKVEVAFSGLDSKEDVKTESASTSLKVLPPWMIKQGMNLTKEQRGEVKQESKAEDSSSQPDFSDDKKSTIGNDDKKNVQEDDKKNIQDEYLKAYYAALYKKQQELEEAENKKQEPADTSLETDLSDSTKRQVGMKVKREDNDEEDDDINWEVDPFSISGNTTNNYKVDDLNVEAEASAGDDEDDIDWEEG
- the LOC107953905 gene encoding transcription initiation factor IIE subunit alpha isoform X1, yielding MSIEPFNRLVKLAARAFYDNVTTKAENQPKMGRGDNKGIAVVVLDALTRRQWVREEDLAKELKLHSKQLRRTLRLFEEEKLITREYRKETAKGAKLYNAAVAATVDGQPSGKEGEEKVKLHTHSYCCLDYAQIYDVVRYRLHRMKKKLKDELEDKNTVQEYVCPGCSKRYNALDALRLISLEDESFHCERCNGELVAESDKLAAEEVGEGDDNARRRRRENLKDMLQKMELQLKPLMEQLNRVKDMPIPEFGTLLSWETRVGAAGHALNGAGSNDPYKNSQGYGGTPMPFLGDTKVEVAFSGLDSKEDVKTESASTSLKVLPPWMIKQGMNLTKEQRGEVKQESKAEDSSSQPDFSDDKKSTIGNDDKKNVQEDDKKNIQDEYLKAYYAALYKKQQELEEAENKKQEPADTSLETDLSDSTKRQVGMKVKREDNDEEDDDINWEVDPFSISGNTTNNYKVDDLNVEAEASAGDDEDDIDWEEG